From Etheostoma spectabile isolate EspeVRDwgs_2016 chromosome 8, UIUC_Espe_1.0, whole genome shotgun sequence, a single genomic window includes:
- the LOC116694194 gene encoding phosphatidylcholine-sterol acyltransferase, with protein sequence MAPAGHLCSVLLVVCLLGLHHSSGFWIVNVVFPPNAKARTPSNSTPPLIIVPGNLGNRLEAKIDKPTLVHWMCYKKTEHWFSLWIDLNMFMPVGVDCWIDNIRLVYNRTTRQSSNSPGVQVRVPGFGQTYPIEFLDQNRLAGYFHTMVQHLVNMGYTRNETVRGAPYDWRLAPNENAQYFRELQDLVEEMYDKHQQPVYLLGHSMGCHYVLYFLNHQPQAWKDKYIRGFISLAAPWGGAVKPLRVLASGNNDGIPMISNIKIREEQRMTTTNPWMLPSDIAWPKDHVFISTPTFNYTNQDYQRFFSDINFEDGWHMWEDTKNLTGDLNPPGVEVWCMYGVGLPTPVTYIYDEEFPNVDPVDFVYADGDDTVDSFSMSLCKRWAGQQEKPVHVTEFRGLAHLNIVFHEKVLNQIQNILEGNSDMPKEVDVRSVA encoded by the exons ATGGCACCCGCAGGACACCTCTGCTCGGTGCTGCTGGTTGTGTGTCTACTGGGGCTTCATCACTCGTCAGGTTTCTGGATCGTCAACGTCGTCTTCCCGCCAAACGCCAAAGCCAGAACACCAAGCAACAGCACTCCACCACTAATTATCG tgCCAGGGAACTTGGGAAACCGTCTGGAAGCTAAGATAGACAAGCCGACATTGGTCCACTGGATGTGCTACAAGAAAACTGAACATTGGTTCTCTCTGTGGATTGACCTCAACATGTTCATGCCTGTAGGTGTAGACTGCTGGATTGACAACATTAG ACTTGTCTACAATAGAACGACTCGGCAATCATCCAACTCCCCAGGGGTGCAGGTGCGGGTGCCAGGATTTGGGCAGACATATCCCATTGAGTTTCTTGACCAAAACAGACTGGCTG GTTATTTTCACACTATGGTGCAACATTTGGTCAACATGGGCTACACCCGAAATGAGACGGTCCGAGGAGCACCGTACGATTGGAGATTAGCTCCTA ATGAGAATGCACAGTATTTCAGAGAGCTGCAGGACCTGGTTGAGGAGATGTATGACAAGCACCAGCAGCCTGTTTACCTGCTGGGACACAGCATGGGCTGCCACTATGTCCTCTACTTTCTCAACCACCAACCTCAGGCCTGGAAGGACAAGTACATCAGGGGCTTCATTTCCCTGGCAGCTCCATGGGGGGGTGCTGTTAAACCACTTAGAGTCCTGGCGTCAG GTAACAATGACGGCATCCCGATGATTTCCAATATCAAAATCCGCGAGGAGCAGAGGATGACAACAACTAATCCCTGGATGCTACCGTCTGATATAGCCTGGCCAAAGGACCACGTGTTCATCTCCACACCAACCTTTAACTACACCAACCAGGACTACCAGCGCTTCTTCTCAGACATCAATTTTGAAGATGGCTG GCACATGTGGGAGGACACCAAGAACCTTACTGGCGATCTCAACCCACCAGGTGTTGAGGTGTGGTGTATGTATGGCGTGGGGCTTCCAACTCCGGTGACATACATTTACGACGAGGAGTTTCCCAACGTGGACCCGGTGGACTTTGTTTACGCCGATGGGGACGACACAGTGGATAGCTTTAGCATGAGTCTTTGCAAACGTTGGGCGGGGCAGCAGGAGAAGCCGGTCCATGTTACAGAGTTCCGAGGGCTGGCCCACCTAAACATAGTGTTTCATGAAAAGGTGCTCAACCAAATCCAAAATATCCTGGAGGGGAACTCGGATATGCCCAAAGAGGTTGACGTCCGATCTGTAGCTTAA